One window from the genome of Amycolatopsis sp. NBC_01480 encodes:
- a CDS encoding GntR family transcriptional regulator, with protein MATVPERQPLAATRQRVRDELRERILTGRLKPGDRLVERELAEDLGVSRVPVREAIRSLEAEGFVVVQSPRRVVVRQLARVDVEELFDVREALESLAAGLAAARAGKPELRRLERLLADAARATSRGDAARIPVLNSRFHDEIVAIAGNGLLTSLLQPLEGRLRWLTSQNEHWSDLLDEHHRLVDAIASGDEARAREFAAEHVRVNREVTLRELFSDDSDDAPGERPAG; from the coding sequence GTGGCCACAGTCCCGGAGCGGCAGCCGCTCGCGGCGACCCGGCAGCGCGTGCGCGACGAGCTGCGCGAACGGATCCTCACCGGGCGGCTCAAGCCCGGCGACCGGCTGGTCGAGCGCGAGCTGGCCGAGGACCTGGGCGTTTCGCGGGTGCCGGTCCGCGAGGCCATCCGCAGCCTGGAGGCCGAGGGCTTCGTGGTGGTGCAGTCGCCGCGCCGGGTCGTGGTCCGCCAGCTGGCGCGGGTGGACGTGGAGGAGCTGTTCGATGTCCGCGAGGCGCTGGAGAGCCTGGCCGCGGGACTGGCCGCGGCGCGCGCGGGCAAACCCGAGCTGCGCCGGCTGGAGCGGCTGCTGGCCGACGCCGCCCGGGCCACCAGCCGGGGCGACGCGGCCCGGATCCCGGTGCTGAACAGCCGGTTCCACGACGAGATCGTGGCCATCGCCGGCAACGGCCTGCTCACCTCGCTGCTGCAGCCGCTCGAAGGCCGGCTCCGCTGGCTGACCAGCCAGAACGAGCATTGGAGCGATCTGCTCGACGAGCACCACCGGCTGGTGGACGCGATCGCGTCCGGCGACGAGGCGCGCGCCCGCGAGTTCGCCGCCGAACACGTGAGGGTGAACCGCGAGGTCACCTTGCGCGAGCTGTTCAGCGACGACTCCGACGACGCGCCCGGCGAGCGCCCGGCCGGCTGA
- a CDS encoding NCS1 family nucleobase:cation symporter-1 — translation MTAAPLTGTQQDATPPPDPGLWNEDLAPAKDRRWKVYDIFALWMSDVHNLGNYTFAAGLFVLGLSAWQVFTALLFGFVLIYVGMNLMGRIGQRTGVPFPVVARISFGTFGANLPALIRAIIAIFWYGIQTYLASVAITLLALAVDPGLKPLTEHGFLGLHALGWICFIALWAAQALILTGGMEAVRKFQDWCGPLIWVVMIALAVWILAAGHWQISFTSSPKRLSGGEQVRQWFGAAGLILATYGTLMLNFCDFSRFAPDQKTVRRGNFWGLPINSTAFALLSVIVTAGSLQVFGEAITDPAELLARVHNTPVLVVGALTFAIATMGVNIVANFVSPAYDLANIWPKRISFTVGGMISAVAALCVLPWKLYSSPAVVNYFLGGLGAFLGPLFGIMIVDYYLIRRGQVDVAKLFVKGGPYHYRHGVNPRAVATFLPTAALSAVIALVPFFAPASPYSWFIGTASSGLLYWAVARKQRAAAA, via the coding sequence ATGACCGCCGCCCCGCTCACCGGAACCCAGCAGGACGCCACCCCGCCGCCCGATCCCGGGCTGTGGAACGAGGACCTCGCGCCTGCCAAGGACCGCCGCTGGAAGGTCTACGACATCTTCGCGCTGTGGATGTCCGATGTGCACAACCTCGGCAACTACACCTTCGCCGCCGGGCTGTTCGTGCTCGGGCTCTCGGCCTGGCAGGTGTTCACCGCGCTGCTGTTCGGCTTCGTGCTGATCTACGTCGGCATGAACCTGATGGGCCGCATCGGCCAGCGCACCGGCGTGCCGTTCCCGGTGGTCGCGCGGATCAGCTTCGGCACGTTCGGCGCGAACCTGCCGGCGCTCATCCGCGCGATCATCGCCATCTTCTGGTACGGCATCCAGACCTACCTCGCCAGCGTCGCCATCACGCTGCTCGCGCTGGCCGTCGACCCGGGGCTGAAACCGTTGACCGAGCACGGTTTCCTCGGCCTGCACGCGCTCGGCTGGATCTGCTTCATCGCGCTCTGGGCGGCGCAGGCGCTGATCCTCACCGGCGGCATGGAGGCGGTGCGCAAGTTCCAGGACTGGTGCGGCCCGCTGATCTGGGTGGTGATGATCGCGCTCGCGGTGTGGATCCTGGCCGCCGGGCACTGGCAGATCTCCTTCACCAGCAGCCCGAAACGGCTTTCCGGCGGGGAGCAGGTGCGCCAGTGGTTCGGCGCGGCCGGGCTGATCCTGGCCACCTACGGCACCCTGATGCTGAACTTCTGCGACTTCTCCCGCTTCGCCCCGGACCAGAAAACGGTGCGGCGCGGCAACTTCTGGGGCCTGCCGATCAACTCGACGGCGTTCGCGCTGCTTTCGGTGATCGTCACGGCGGGCAGCCTGCAGGTGTTCGGCGAGGCGATCACCGACCCCGCCGAACTGCTCGCCCGGGTGCACAACACCCCGGTGCTGGTCGTCGGCGCGCTCACCTTCGCGATCGCCACGATGGGCGTGAACATCGTCGCGAACTTCGTCTCCCCCGCCTACGACCTGGCGAACATCTGGCCGAAGCGGATCTCGTTCACCGTCGGCGGGATGATCAGCGCCGTCGCCGCGCTGTGCGTGCTGCCGTGGAAGCTCTACTCCTCGCCCGCGGTGGTCAACTACTTCCTCGGCGGGCTCGGCGCGTTCCTCGGGCCGCTGTTCGGGATCATGATCGTGGACTACTACCTGATCCGGCGCGGCCAGGTCGACGTCGCGAAGCTGTTCGTGAAGGGCGGGCCGTACCACTACCGGCACGGCGTGAACCCACGCGCGGTCGCGACGTTCCTGCCCACCGCGGCGCTTTCGGCGGTGATCGCGCTCGTGCCGTTCTTCGCGCCGGCCTCGCCGTACTCGTGGTTCATCGGCACGGCGTCCTCGGGACTGCTCTACTGGGCCGTCGCGCGGAAGCAGCGGGCGGCGGCCGCCTGA
- a CDS encoding aspartate/glutamate racemase family protein, translating into MRILVTNCNTTEAMTKEIEAGARAAASPGTEILACTPGWGPESAEGWLDSFLSAAAVLDLLRGLSDAGEPFDAVVMAGFGEHGREGARELLDVPVIDITEAAAHLACLLGRRYGVVTTLDRTCGLIEDSLHSAGVAQNCVAVVGAGLGVLELDDERRTESALLTAARRVRDAGAEVLVLGCAGMTGLDRRISTMLDIPVVDGVAAAVRLAESLVALKLTTSRAGSYARPLAKKRTWPSG; encoded by the coding sequence ATGCGCATCCTCGTCACCAACTGCAACACCACCGAGGCGATGACCAAGGAGATCGAGGCCGGGGCGCGGGCCGCCGCGAGCCCCGGCACCGAGATCCTGGCGTGCACGCCCGGCTGGGGCCCGGAGTCGGCGGAGGGCTGGCTCGACAGCTTCCTCTCCGCCGCCGCGGTGCTCGACCTGCTGCGCGGCCTCAGTGACGCCGGAGAACCGTTCGACGCCGTCGTGATGGCCGGTTTCGGCGAGCACGGCCGCGAGGGCGCGCGGGAGCTGCTCGACGTGCCGGTCATCGACATCACCGAGGCCGCCGCGCACCTGGCCTGCCTGCTCGGGCGCCGCTACGGCGTGGTGACCACGCTGGACCGCACCTGCGGGCTGATCGAGGACAGCCTGCACTCGGCGGGCGTCGCGCAGAACTGCGTCGCCGTCGTCGGCGCCGGGCTGGGCGTGCTGGAGCTGGACGACGAGCGCCGCACCGAGTCCGCGCTGCTCACCGCCGCCCGCCGGGTCCGTGACGCCGGGGCCGAGGTGCTGGTGCTCGGCTGCGCCGGCATGACCGGCCTGGACCGCCGGATCTCGACCATGCTGGACATCCCGGTGGTCGACGGCGTCGCCGCGGCCGTGCGGCTCGCGGAGTCGCTCGTGGCGCTGAAGCTGACGACCAGCCGCGCGGGCTCGTACGCCCGGCCCTTGGCGAAGAAGCGCACGTGGCCGAGCGGCTAA
- a CDS encoding acyltransferase, which translates to MSTTQIARPAARASARASHLYQLDLFRVITFAFVIFMHVLGATTFPQDVHSDAIEGLLHFTRQAFFALSTFVLVFQYRNRPLEPGKFWRRRVPLVAVPYVLWSMIYWAYSLITADQPPASTGAALRALVIEIAGGTAWYHLYFLLVTLQVYLLFPLLMKLVGLIRRRPWLVLAVSGAIQIAVTAFLSHPPASIDYTTITRFYTTLLPYQFYSVLGAVAGVHLKTVHNWLLRHRWLVVGGLLVSLGIAEAGYFWNVHNGLWPEVASDAFRLYLIPWFVAAIAVIYLAGARWSEGRRRGSRVVSWAVDRSFAIFLSHPLALALLSPLIALVGDGPGAPWTTIVVFPATVALTLLMVEIMRRLPFSKVLTGRPPLPLRAAAAQAA; encoded by the coding sequence ATGAGCACCACCCAGATCGCCCGCCCGGCAGCGCGCGCTTCGGCCCGGGCGTCCCACTTGTACCAGTTGGACCTGTTCCGGGTGATCACGTTCGCGTTCGTGATCTTCATGCACGTGCTGGGCGCCACCACGTTTCCGCAGGACGTGCATTCGGACGCGATCGAGGGACTGCTGCACTTCACCCGGCAGGCCTTCTTCGCGCTGAGCACCTTCGTGCTGGTCTTCCAGTACCGGAACCGCCCGCTGGAGCCGGGGAAGTTCTGGCGCCGCCGGGTGCCGCTGGTCGCCGTGCCGTACGTGCTCTGGTCGATGATCTACTGGGCCTACTCGCTGATCACCGCGGACCAGCCGCCGGCCTCGACCGGCGCGGCGCTGCGGGCGCTGGTGATCGAGATCGCGGGCGGGACCGCCTGGTACCACCTGTACTTCCTGCTCGTGACGCTGCAGGTGTACCTGCTGTTCCCGCTGCTGATGAAGCTGGTCGGGCTGATCCGGCGGCGGCCGTGGCTGGTGCTGGCCGTCTCCGGCGCGATCCAGATCGCGGTCACGGCGTTCCTGAGCCACCCGCCGGCCAGCATCGACTACACCACCATCACGCGGTTCTACACGACGCTGCTGCCGTACCAGTTCTACTCGGTGCTGGGCGCCGTCGCGGGCGTGCACCTGAAGACCGTGCACAACTGGCTGCTCCGCCACCGCTGGCTGGTGGTCGGCGGGCTGCTGGTTTCGCTCGGGATCGCCGAGGCCGGTTACTTCTGGAATGTCCACAACGGACTGTGGCCGGAGGTGGCGAGCGACGCGTTCCGGCTGTACCTGATCCCGTGGTTCGTGGCCGCCATCGCGGTCATCTACCTGGCCGGCGCGCGCTGGAGCGAAGGCCGCCGCCGCGGCTCCCGGGTGGTCTCGTGGGCAGTGGACCGGTCGTTCGCCATCTTCCTCTCGCACCCGCTGGCGCTGGCCCTGCTCAGCCCGTTGATCGCCCTGGTCGGCGACGGGCCGGGCGCGCCGTGGACGACGATCGTGGTCTTCCCGGCCACGGTGGCGCTGACCTTGCTGATGGTCGAGATCATGCGGCGGCTCCCGTTCAGCAAGGTGCTGACCGGGCGCCCGCCCCTGCCCCTACGCGCGGCGGCGGCGCAGGCGGCTTAG
- a CDS encoding alginate lyase family protein, giving the protein MRRLLRGLAPTILTALLAVVPPSAAAAAPGVPHTVVTDGKKLAAVRAALDHGRATPEQRAAVKTALAKADEALTTGPWSVTQKPTTPPSGDKHDYQSQAPYQWASQPKTPDNPQGCPYVNRDGQRNPEADAITDHTYRMVAWDAIYYLSTAWYYTGDAKYAQRAELDIRTWFLDPATRMNPNMTYSQIVPCKNTISGTGIIDSTQSFTQVLDAFALLDSGAPGWTGQDRSGVRSWLTQYLNWMQTSPQAKLELAATNNHGTFLDLQNAATTAYLGQTATAKKMVQDAEKKRFPVQFDANGDQPLELTRTISWHYVNFNLTAWGRMAELGHNLGVDVWGYRAANGVTLRKVVDRLIPAALHGADSWPHQQIGVFDQSIAADIFHAAAEEAHDSAAAAALKQMPLPAGGDTWAVRVSCFPLDPPLK; this is encoded by the coding sequence GTGCGAAGGTTATTGCGCGGGCTCGCCCCGACCATTCTCACCGCCCTGCTCGCGGTCGTCCCGCCGAGCGCGGCGGCCGCCGCCCCCGGAGTGCCGCACACCGTGGTGACGGACGGAAAGAAGCTGGCCGCCGTCCGCGCGGCGCTCGACCACGGCCGGGCGACGCCGGAACAGCGGGCCGCAGTGAAGACAGCGCTGGCCAAAGCGGACGAAGCGCTCACCACCGGGCCGTGGTCGGTGACGCAGAAACCCACCACCCCGCCCAGCGGCGACAAACACGACTACCAGAGCCAGGCCCCGTACCAGTGGGCCAGCCAGCCGAAGACCCCGGACAACCCGCAGGGCTGCCCGTACGTCAACCGCGACGGCCAGCGCAACCCCGAGGCCGACGCGATCACCGACCACACCTACCGGATGGTGGCGTGGGACGCGATCTACTACCTCAGCACCGCCTGGTACTACACCGGCGACGCGAAGTACGCGCAGCGCGCCGAGCTCGACATCCGCACCTGGTTCCTCGACCCGGCCACGCGGATGAACCCGAACATGACGTACTCGCAGATCGTGCCGTGCAAGAACACGATCTCCGGCACCGGCATCATCGACTCGACCCAGTCGTTCACCCAGGTGCTCGACGCGTTCGCGCTGCTCGACAGCGGGGCGCCCGGCTGGACCGGCCAGGACCGCTCGGGCGTGCGCTCGTGGCTCACGCAGTACCTGAACTGGATGCAGACCAGCCCGCAGGCGAAGCTGGAACTGGCCGCCACCAACAACCACGGCACGTTCCTCGACCTGCAGAACGCCGCCACCACCGCGTACCTCGGCCAGACCGCCACGGCGAAGAAGATGGTGCAGGACGCGGAGAAGAAGCGTTTCCCCGTCCAGTTCGACGCGAACGGCGACCAGCCGCTCGAGCTGACGCGCACCATCTCGTGGCACTACGTGAACTTCAACCTCACCGCGTGGGGCCGGATGGCGGAGCTCGGGCACAACCTGGGCGTCGACGTCTGGGGCTACCGGGCGGCGAACGGCGTCACCCTGCGCAAGGTGGTGGACCGGCTGATCCCGGCCGCGCTGCACGGGGCCGATTCCTGGCCGCACCAGCAGATCGGGGTGTTCGACCAGTCGATCGCCGCGGACATCTTCCACGCGGCCGCCGAGGAGGCCCACGACAGCGCCGCGGCCGCCGCGCTGAAGCAGATGCCGCTGCCCGCCGGCGGCGACACCTGGGCGGTGCGGGTGTCCTGCTTCCCGCTCGACCCGCCGCTCAAGTGA
- a CDS encoding glycosyl hydrolase family 18 protein, with protein sequence MAWLSAAAAAVIVAGLTTLGGPAAEGAANAPAASPAASGGTRIAYYDQWSIYQNAYYPKNVDALANNVDYLLYDFENVDPTNLTCFENTKASDPDPAGENDPNAGDGAGDAFADYQKSFGSDISVDGTADAFGMPIVGNFHQLQELKARHPNLKVVLSLGGWTYSKYFSDVAASDASRKKFVSSCIDMFIKGNLPSQGGYGGPGTAAGIFDGFDIDWEYPGSTTGHLGNHVSANDTANYTALLAEFRSELDALGGKHYSLSAALPGGQDKIAKLQTDKIGNYLDFGDAMTYDMHGAWDATGPTNFQDPLYSSPNDPSGTIPPGGEKYTIDSVVKAYTNGDPPYGIPGGFPANKLTLGIPFYYRGWTGVSAGSNHGLYQSASGPSAGKTLSGNVPGVAMYKELSGIVDNPADTFYDPTTQSAWFYDGTNFYGGSSAQSIKARTDYIHCNGLAGAMMFSLYDLDPSSTLFNAVVNGLAASTPNCSTPPTSSTTPTTPTTPTTPTTPTTPTTPTTPGGGSCSAAAWVATQAYNGGAVVSYNGHTWTAKWWTQGDTPGGSQNVWTDNGVCSGSGTPTTGPPGTCAAAAWVATQAYSGGAVVSYGGHKWTAKWWTQGDTPGGAQNVWTDNGAC encoded by the coding sequence ATGGCCTGGCTATCCGCGGCCGCCGCCGCGGTGATCGTGGCCGGGCTGACCACGCTCGGCGGGCCGGCCGCGGAAGGCGCGGCGAACGCTCCGGCGGCCAGCCCCGCAGCGTCCGGCGGCACCCGGATCGCCTATTACGACCAGTGGAGCATCTACCAGAACGCCTACTACCCGAAGAACGTCGACGCCCTCGCGAACAACGTCGACTACCTGCTGTACGACTTCGAGAACGTCGACCCGACGAACCTCACCTGCTTCGAGAACACCAAGGCCAGCGACCCCGACCCCGCCGGCGAGAACGACCCGAACGCCGGTGACGGCGCGGGCGACGCCTTCGCCGACTACCAGAAGTCGTTCGGCTCCGACATCAGCGTCGACGGCACCGCCGACGCGTTCGGCATGCCCATCGTCGGCAACTTCCACCAGCTGCAGGAGCTCAAGGCCCGCCACCCGAACCTCAAGGTGGTGCTCTCGCTCGGCGGCTGGACCTACTCGAAGTACTTCTCCGACGTGGCCGCGTCCGACGCCTCGCGCAAGAAGTTCGTCAGCTCCTGCATCGACATGTTCATCAAGGGCAACCTGCCCTCGCAGGGCGGTTACGGCGGCCCGGGCACCGCGGCCGGCATCTTCGACGGCTTCGACATCGACTGGGAGTACCCCGGCTCCACCACCGGCCACCTCGGCAACCACGTCAGCGCGAACGACACCGCCAACTACACCGCGCTGCTCGCCGAATTCCGCTCGGAGCTCGACGCGCTGGGCGGCAAGCACTACTCGCTCTCGGCCGCGCTGCCGGGCGGGCAGGACAAGATCGCGAAGCTGCAGACCGACAAGATCGGCAACTACCTCGACTTCGGCGACGCGATGACCTACGACATGCACGGCGCCTGGGACGCGACCGGCCCGACGAACTTCCAGGACCCGCTGTACAGCTCGCCGAACGACCCGTCCGGCACGATCCCGCCGGGCGGCGAGAAGTACACGATCGATTCGGTGGTGAAGGCTTACACCAACGGTGATCCGCCGTACGGCATCCCCGGCGGGTTCCCGGCGAACAAGCTCACGCTCGGCATCCCGTTCTACTACCGCGGCTGGACGGGTGTGTCCGCCGGCTCCAATCACGGGCTGTACCAGTCGGCTTCCGGGCCCTCGGCCGGGAAAACCTTGAGCGGCAACGTACCCGGCGTCGCGATGTACAAGGAGCTGTCCGGGATCGTCGACAACCCGGCCGACACGTTCTACGACCCGACCACCCAGTCGGCCTGGTTCTACGACGGCACGAACTTCTACGGCGGCTCGTCCGCGCAGTCGATCAAGGCGCGCACGGACTACATCCACTGCAACGGCCTGGCCGGCGCGATGATGTTCTCGCTCTACGACCTCGATCCGAGTTCGACCCTGTTCAACGCGGTCGTGAACGGGCTCGCGGCCTCGACGCCGAACTGCTCCACGCCGCCGACCAGTTCCACGACCCCGACCACGCCGACCACCCCGACGACGCCCACCACTCCGACGACGCCGACCACTCCGACCACCCCCGGTGGCGGCTCGTGTTCGGCCGCGGCGTGGGTCGCCACTCAGGCGTACAACGGCGGCGCGGTCGTGTCCTACAACGGCCACACCTGGACGGCCAAGTGGTGGACGCAGGGCGACACCCCCGGCGGCAGCCAGAACGTCTGGACCGACAACGGGGTCTGCTCGGGCAGCGGCACCCCGACAACCGGTCCGCCCGGCACCTGCGCGGCCGCGGCGTGGGTCGCCACCCAGGCCTACAGCGGCGGCGCGGTGGTGTCCTACGGCGGTCACAAGTGGACGGCCAAGTGGTGGACGCAGGGCGACACCCCCGGCGGCGCCCAGAACGTCTGGACCGACAACGGCGCCTGCTGA
- a CDS encoding copper transporter, with protein sequence MISLRYHIVSITACFLALAVGVVLGSTALNGSLLSGLSDQKKDLGTQVSDLEAQRNALNARLSDADAFAGAMGPKVVAGQLDKRTVVLVTTEDARPADRDALKQLVSQSGASVTGELQLTSAFTDPNKADQLRDVVTRLQPAGSKFPTAGDSGTLAGALLGSVLLLDKTSAKPQSTGDELAAALGGLTDGGFVKPSQGVQPAQLAIVLTGSQQTGDGAGDRAATIARFATQLDRSGAGTVLAGDQGSADGSGALGVVRADTSATSILSTVDNVDSAAGRVATLMALREQLDGGAGRYGIAGNAQAPAPGIGSAGN encoded by the coding sequence GTGATTTCCCTGCGGTACCACATCGTTTCCATCACGGCGTGCTTCCTCGCGCTGGCCGTCGGCGTGGTGCTGGGGTCCACCGCGCTCAACGGCTCGCTGCTTTCGGGGCTGTCGGACCAGAAGAAAGACCTCGGCACGCAGGTGTCCGACCTCGAGGCCCAGCGCAACGCGCTCAACGCGCGGCTGTCCGACGCCGACGCGTTCGCCGGCGCCATGGGGCCCAAGGTCGTCGCCGGGCAGCTGGACAAGCGCACGGTGGTGCTGGTGACCACCGAGGACGCGCGCCCGGCCGACCGGGACGCGCTCAAGCAGCTGGTCTCCCAGTCCGGCGCCTCGGTGACCGGTGAGCTGCAGCTGACCAGCGCGTTCACCGACCCGAACAAGGCCGACCAGCTGCGCGACGTCGTCACGCGGCTGCAGCCGGCCGGGTCCAAGTTCCCGACCGCGGGCGACTCCGGCACGCTGGCCGGCGCGCTGCTCGGCTCGGTGCTGCTGCTGGACAAGACCAGCGCGAAGCCGCAGTCCACTGGGGACGAGCTGGCCGCCGCTCTGGGCGGGCTCACCGACGGCGGGTTCGTGAAGCCGAGCCAGGGCGTGCAGCCCGCGCAGCTGGCGATCGTGCTGACCGGCTCGCAGCAGACCGGCGACGGCGCGGGCGACCGGGCCGCGACGATCGCCCGGTTCGCCACCCAGCTCGACCGCTCCGGCGCGGGCACCGTGCTGGCCGGCGACCAGGGCTCGGCCGACGGCTCCGGCGCTCTCGGCGTGGTGCGCGCGGACACCTCCGCCACCTCGATCCTGTCCACTGTGGACAACGTGGACTCGGCCGCCGGCCGGGTCGCGACGCTGATGGCCCTGCGCGAGCAGCTCGACGGCGGCGCCGGCCGCTACGGCATCGCCGGCAACGCCCAGGCGCCCGCGCCGGGCATCGGCTCGGCCGGGAACTAA
- the steA gene encoding putative cytokinetic ring protein SteA, with protein sequence MKLTGLLARNHEALPGITGVARVDRRTRELLRRVSAGDVVVLDQLDLDRATADALVEAEVAAVVNASPSISGRFPNLGPEILVAAGIPLVDSVGGELLRTVKDGTKLRVFEGAVYLGERQLASGDEQTAESVADQMIEAKAGMSTQLEAFSANTIEFLRRERTLILDGVGVPELRMQLRDRHVLVVAGGNGHAEDLKRLKKYIGEHRPVLVGVDAGADTLRAQGHTPDVIVGDPHGIGAATLRSGAEVVVPAQPDGHAPGVERIQDLGIGAVTFPASGNSEDLALLLADAHGASLVVTVGFQATLREFLDHGRSGSNPSTFLTRLKLGTKLVDGKAVATLHRSRVSLGAVALLVLAAVVVVIAALLVSDVGSVYLDWIQHTWTTFTTWVKGLFR encoded by the coding sequence ATGAAGCTCACCGGTCTGCTCGCGCGAAACCACGAAGCCCTCCCCGGCATCACCGGCGTCGCGCGCGTCGACCGCCGCACGAGGGAGCTGCTGCGCCGGGTCAGCGCCGGCGACGTGGTGGTGCTCGACCAGCTCGACCTCGACCGCGCGACGGCCGACGCGCTGGTGGAGGCCGAGGTGGCGGCCGTGGTCAACGCGTCGCCGTCGATCTCCGGCCGGTTCCCGAACCTGGGCCCGGAGATCCTGGTCGCCGCGGGCATCCCGCTGGTCGACTCGGTCGGCGGCGAGCTGCTGCGCACGGTCAAGGACGGCACCAAGCTGCGGGTGTTCGAGGGCGCGGTCTACCTCGGGGAGCGGCAGCTCGCCTCCGGCGACGAGCAGACCGCCGAGAGCGTCGCGGACCAGATGATCGAGGCCAAGGCCGGGATGTCGACGCAGCTGGAGGCGTTCTCGGCCAACACCATCGAGTTCCTGCGCCGCGAGCGCACGCTGATCCTCGACGGCGTCGGCGTGCCCGAGCTGCGGATGCAGCTGCGCGACCGGCACGTGCTGGTGGTCGCGGGCGGCAACGGCCACGCCGAGGACCTCAAGCGGCTCAAGAAGTACATCGGCGAGCACCGCCCGGTGCTGGTCGGCGTGGACGCCGGCGCCGACACCCTGCGCGCGCAGGGACACACGCCGGACGTGATCGTGGGCGACCCGCACGGCATCGGCGCGGCGACCCTGCGCAGCGGCGCCGAGGTCGTGGTGCCCGCGCAGCCGGACGGGCACGCACCCGGCGTCGAGCGGATCCAGGACCTGGGCATCGGCGCGGTGACCTTCCCCGCGTCCGGCAACTCCGAGGACCTCGCGCTGCTGCTGGCCGACGCGCACGGCGCGAGCCTGGTGGTCACCGTCGGGTTCCAGGCCACGCTGCGGGAGTTCCTCGACCACGGCCGGTCCGGCTCGAACCCCTCGACGTTCCTGACCCGGCTGAAGCTGGGCACGAAACTCGTCGACGGCAAGGCCGTCGCGACGCTGCACCGCAGCCGGGTGTCGCTGGGCGCCGTCGCGCTGCTCGTCCTCGCCGCCGTCGTCGTGGTGATCGCGGCGTTGCTCGTCTCCGACGTCGGCTCCGTCTACCTGGACTGGATCCAGCACACCTGGACCACGTTCACGACCTGGGTGAAGGGGCTCTTCCGGTGA
- a CDS encoding DUF1266 domain-containing protein: MIWAAVADVEAELAEARREADLDRFLGLLGDEELFVPIHREDAEKLADERSWSFAKACCEHDGEPSLQVFTRGALPDFGADVVFLGGDLDWALHGLAGDDQVVFNRGTLGEWRVTGAAALHWLDANPDRVTAVEQQVERLNTARYGHFDGPVAQALACGAQQAALTAEPWNVLDPRYHDYVAEVRGLRDWWGVSDAAGWRQAMARLLGDRYVLTPGNLVLILRAQHDADLDPMSWSELVLHWCAENDARHQAEELTRAVRRIVRYEQRLRADGVLEPDAAVGTTIGWDVGRAVGLARWGLAVGHCDALTAELMVLEAGAVAHRYHQSWAELSASYLLGRVLALDGEEFGEAYLSALRVHHLLLSDAASPWVNLAFEQAEPTIQP; the protein is encoded by the coding sequence ATGATCTGGGCCGCGGTGGCCGACGTGGAGGCCGAACTCGCCGAGGCACGGCGCGAAGCCGACCTGGACCGGTTCCTCGGGCTGCTCGGCGACGAGGAGCTGTTCGTGCCGATCCACCGGGAGGACGCCGAGAAGCTCGCCGACGAGCGCTCGTGGTCGTTCGCGAAGGCGTGCTGCGAGCACGACGGCGAGCCGTCGCTGCAGGTGTTCACCCGGGGCGCGCTGCCGGACTTCGGCGCGGATGTGGTGTTCCTCGGCGGTGATCTGGACTGGGCGCTGCACGGGCTGGCCGGCGACGACCAGGTGGTGTTCAACCGCGGCACGCTCGGCGAGTGGCGGGTGACCGGCGCGGCCGCGCTGCACTGGCTCGACGCCAACCCGGACCGGGTCACGGCCGTCGAGCAGCAGGTCGAGCGGCTCAACACCGCGCGCTACGGCCATTTCGACGGCCCGGTCGCGCAGGCGCTGGCCTGCGGGGCGCAGCAGGCCGCGCTCACCGCCGAGCCGTGGAACGTGCTCGACCCGCGGTATCACGACTACGTCGCCGAGGTCCGCGGCCTGCGCGACTGGTGGGGCGTGTCCGACGCGGCCGGCTGGCGTCAGGCGATGGCCCGGCTGCTCGGCGACCGGTACGTGCTGACGCCGGGCAACCTGGTGCTGATCCTGCGGGCGCAGCACGACGCTGACCTGGACCCGATGAGCTGGTCCGAGCTGGTGCTGCACTGGTGCGCGGAAAACGACGCGCGGCACCAGGCCGAGGAGCTGACCCGGGCGGTCCGCCGGATCGTGCGCTACGAGCAGCGGCTGCGGGCCGACGGGGTGCTGGAGCCGGACGCCGCCGTCGGCACCACGATCGGCTGGGACGTCGGCCGCGCGGTCGGCCTGGCGCGCTGGGGCCTGGCGGTCGGGCACTGCGACGCGCTGACGGCCGAGCTGATGGTGCTCGAGGCCGGCGCCGTGGCCCACCGCTACCACCAGTCATGGGCCGAGCTGTCCGCGAGTTATCTGCTGGGCCGGGTGCTCGCCCTGGACGGCGAGGAGTTCGGCGAGGCGTACCTGTCCGCGCTGCGGGTTCATCACCTCCTGCTTTCGGATGCCGCCAGCCCGTGGGTGAACCTCGCGTTCGAGCAGGCGGAACCCACCATCCAACCCTGA